Proteins encoded within one genomic window of Theobroma cacao cultivar B97-61/B2 chromosome 7, Criollo_cocoa_genome_V2, whole genome shotgun sequence:
- the LOC108662752 gene encoding uncharacterized protein LOC108662752, which yields MDKVFEALSKINAITPEPIDTKKLGYDLAYSCKFHMGAIGHSIQNCDSFHGKLQELIDSSVIEFYEEAEEKLVGTINEDTPAEVASSSFGANKPKPLTIFYEENRSPMNDTSPTMIRNGITIEVPNPFPYKSDKDVPWNYECNILGTASSAPQAFFKDLTGVGGITRSGRCYSPEIAERVEKGKPAQGKGGLKKADTFSKDQVVESVVVPNNEVKNPVTEKEAGEFLKFIKHSEYSVVEQLTKMPARISLLSLLLNLEAHRNALLKVLNQAYVAQDISVEKLDHIAGNITVRNFIAFNDEEIPSGGRGSNKALHITIKCKDHVVPRVLVDNGSALNVMPRSTLTKLPVDVSYMRTSHMVVRAFDRTTRGVVGDIELPIKISPCIFEVQFQVMDIAPSYNCLLRRPWINMAGAIPSSLHQKVKFIVEGQLISVCAEEDILTIQPSSAPYVEATEEVPEYSFRSFEFVNATYVREKKVIPTLRLSVATKMGVKQTVGKGCRAGLGLGKNLQGINRPLTPIKNEERFGLGYKPTKEEKRKLAARKKIKRMAQLEGKEEKSGERTIPHLYETFHSVGFIHLEAPTKVNQVLRIFDELSIHMIRDEEPNEKILVVYPVLP from the coding sequence ATGGATAAAGTGTTTGAGGCGTTGTCCAAGATAAATGCCATCACTCCAGAACCTATCGACACAAAGAAATTGGGGTATGATCTCGCTTATTCTTGCAAATTTCATATGGGGGCAATTGGGCATTCCATTCAAAATTGTGATAGCTTTCATGGTAAGTTGCAAGAATTGATAGATTCATCAGTAATTGAGTTTTATGAAGAAGCCGAAGAGAAGTTGGTCGGAACCATAAATGAAGACACCCCAGCTGAAGTGGCATCGAGTTCATTCGGGGCGAACAAACCTAAACCTCTCACCATCTTCTATGAAGAAAACAGAAGCCCGATGAATGATACATCCCCTACTATGATCAGAAATGGTATTACCATCGAAGTCCCCAACCCGTTCCCTTACAAGAGCGATAAGGATGTCCCATGGAATTATGAGTGTAATATTTTGGGCACAGCTTCATCCGCCCCCCAAGCATTTTTTAAAGATCTAACTGGAGTAGGGGGTATAACGCGAAGTGGGCGATGTTATTCCCCTGAGATAGCAGAAAGAGTTGAAAAAGGGAAACCTGCACAAGGAAAGGGAGGCCTGAAGAAAGCGGATACCTTTTCCAAGGACCAAGTTGTCGAATCTGTAGTTGTTCCAAACAATGAGGTCAAAAATCCTGTTACCGAGAAAGAAGCGGGTGAATTTCTCAAGTTTATCAAACACAGTGAATACAGCGTGGTAGAACAATTAACCAAGATGCCCGCTCGCATCTCGCTGCTGTCCTTACTGTTGAATTTAGAAGCACACAGGAACGCACTGCTCAAAGTCTTGAACCAAGCTTATGTGGCACAAGATATATCAGTGGAAAAGTTAGACCACATCGCGGGGAACATTACAGTGAGGAACTTCATTGCctttaatgatgaagaaatACCATCGGGTGGTCGAGGAAGTAACAAAGCTCTGCACATTACTATCAAATGCAAAGACCATGTCGTACCTAGGGTCTTGGTCGACAATGGGTCAGCGTTAAATGTCATGCCTCGCTCTACTTTAACCAAGTTGCCAGTAGATGTGTCGTATATGAGAACCAGTCACATGGTTGTAAGGGCCTTCGATAGGACCACAAGGGGGGTGGTAGGGGACATTGAACTACCGATAAAAATTAGCCCTTGCATTTTTGAGGTCCAATTTCAAGTCATGGACATTGCCCCGTCATACAATTGCTTGTTAAGGCGTCCATGGATCAATATGGCGGGAGCCATACCATCTTCCCTTcatcaaaaagttaaattcaTAGTTGAGGGCCAACTGATAAGTGTATGTGCGGAGGAAGACATACTGACTATTCAACCATCATCTGCTCCCTATGTAGAGGCGACAGAAGAAGTCCCAGAATACTCTTTCAGatcttttgaatttgttaatgcTACTTATGTGAGGGAAAAAAAAGTCATACCGACTCTTCGTTTGTCAGTAGCAACTAAAATGGGGGTTAAGCAAACAGTGGGTAAAGGATGCCGTGCCGGTTTGGGGTTAGGAAAGAATTTACAAGGAATTAACCGTCCTCTGACTCcaataaagaatgaagaaaggtTTGGTTTGGGGTACAAGCCTaccaaagaagagaaaaggaaactGGCAGCTCGAAAGAAGATTAAAAGGATGGCTCAACTTgagggaaaggaagaaaaatctGGGGAACGGACAATCCCACACTTATATGAGACTTTTCACTCTGTAGGTTTCATTCATCTCGAAGCACCAACAAAGGTCAATCAGGTTCTACGAATATTTGATGAGCTATCAATCCATATGATCAGAGATGAAGAACCTAACGAGAAGATCCTTGTGGTGTATCCAGTACTGCCATAA